A window from Primulina eburnea isolate SZY01 chromosome 2, ASM2296580v1, whole genome shotgun sequence encodes these proteins:
- the LOC140824688 gene encoding ethylene-responsive transcription factor ERN1-like: MEFQFQNTVNNRHSSSRSRNVQGTSGNKFVGVRQRPSGKWVAEIKNTTQKIRMWLGTFDTAEEAARAYDEAAYLLRGSNTRTNFLTNIPCNPALSMKIRNLVNQKRSQNKAKPAGLPSSSNIAIGKCKKQETIVSNVSASTCAKNGVTTSNPTAFEDAYKPDLSCFLPQDFSTCNRDHSTFVMDFDKFILEQECSDLPGRVGEVMNDAQFQDFEWMKVEQHISASLCAVNGISEYWENSNNNLEMLSGYKF, encoded by the coding sequence ATGGAATTTCAGTTTCAGAACACTGTTAACAACAGACATAGCTCATCTAGATCAAGAAATGTTCAAGGCACCAGTGGAAACAAGTTCGTTGGTGTGAGACAAAGGCCTTCTGGAAAATGGGTAGCCGAAATCAAGAACACGACTCAGAAGATTAGAATGTGGCTTGGCACGTTCGATACGGCTGAAGAGGCTGCTCGGGCCTATGATGAAGCAGCGTATCTCCTTCGTGGATCAAACACGCGTACCAATTTTTTGACCAACATCCCTTGTAACCCGGCTCTCTCAATGAAAATCCGAAACCTTGTCAACCAAAAAAGAAGCCAGAACAAGGCCAAACCTGCTGGTCTTCCCTCTTCAAGTAACATAGCCATAGGGAAATGCAAAAAACAAGAAACTATTGTATCCAATGTTTCAGCTAGTACTTGTGCCAAAAATGGTGTTACTACCTCGAATCCCACCGCATTTGAGGACGCGTATAAGCCAGACTTGAGCTGCTTTTTACCTCAAGATTTCAGTACGTGTAATAGAGATCATTCAACTTTTGTCATGGATTTCGACAAGTTCATTCTTGAACAAGAATGTTCTGATCTTCCGGGAAGAGTTGGCGAGGTGATGAATGATGCACAGTTCCAAGATTTCGAATGGATGAAAGTCGAACAACATATATCGGCATCTCTGTGTGCAGTGAACGGGATCAGTGAATACTGGGAAAATTCCAATAATAATCTTGAGATGCTATCTGGATATAAATTCTAA